From one Tetragenococcus osmophilus genomic stretch:
- the rplO gene encoding 50S ribosomal protein L15, with protein sequence MKLHELEPTNGSRHARKRIGRGASSGYGKTAGRGQKGQKARSGGGTRLGFEGGQTELFRRLPKRGFTNVNRKEYAVVNVDLLNNFEDGAEVTPIVLAEAGYVKKQKAGVKILGDGELNKKLTVKAAKFSKGAQEAIEAAGGSIEVI encoded by the coding sequence ATGAAACTTCATGAACTAGAACCTACGAATGGATCTCGTCATGCACGTAAACGTATCGGCCGCGGTGCATCATCTGGCTATGGAAAAACTGCAGGACGTGGACAAAAAGGACAAAAAGCTCGTTCAGGTGGTGGAACTCGTCTTGGTTTTGAAGGTGGTCAAACAGAATTGTTCCGCCGTTTGCCAAAACGTGGATTCACTAATGTTAATCGCAAAGAATATGCAGTTGTTAATGTTGATCTTTTGAATAACTTTGAAGACGGAGCTGAAGTTACTCCTATTGTTTTAGCTGAAGCTGGCTATGTTAAAAAGCAAAAAGCTGGTGTTAAAATACTAGGCGACGGTGAATTAAATAAAAAACTAACTGTAAAAGCAGCGAAGTTTTCTAAAGGAGCACAAGAAGCTATTGAAGCTGCTGGTGGTTCAATTGAGGTGATCTGA
- a CDS encoding DNA-directed RNA polymerase subunit alpha, with the protein MIEFEKPRIAKIDEEKDYGKFIVEPLERGYGTTLGNSLRRILLSSLPGAAITNIQIDGVLHEFSTIKGVREDVAQIILNIKGLALKLYTEEAKNLEIDITGPATITAGDIIVDSDVEILNKEMYICTVSEGTRFHARLSVQPGRGYDQADENKREDMPIGVLPVDSIYTPVSRVNYQVENTRVGRRDDYDKLTMEVWTDGSIEPLDALSLSAKILTDHLEVFVNMTDEAQNTDIMVEKEETQKEKMLEMTIEELDLSVRSYNCLKRAGINTVQELTNKSEPEMIKVRNLGRKSLEEVKSKLSDLGLGLRKDD; encoded by the coding sequence ATGATTGAATTCGAAAAACCAAGAATTGCAAAGATTGATGAAGAGAAAGATTATGGCAAGTTCATCGTAGAACCTCTTGAAAGAGGCTATGGAACTACATTAGGAAATTCCCTGCGTCGTATTTTGCTATCTTCTTTACCAGGAGCAGCAATCACGAACATCCAAATCGATGGTGTATTACATGAATTTTCAACGATCAAAGGCGTTAGAGAAGATGTTGCGCAAATCATTTTGAATATCAAAGGTCTTGCACTAAAGCTTTATACTGAAGAAGCAAAAAACCTTGAGATTGATATTACTGGTCCAGCTACGATTACAGCTGGTGATATCATCGTTGACAGTGATGTAGAAATACTAAACAAAGAGATGTATATCTGTACTGTATCTGAAGGAACAAGATTTCATGCGCGCTTGTCAGTGCAACCTGGACGTGGCTATGATCAGGCGGATGAAAATAAAAGAGAAGATATGCCAATTGGCGTGCTACCAGTTGATTCTATTTATACTCCCGTTAGCCGTGTGAATTATCAAGTAGAAAATACACGTGTCGGTCGGCGAGATGATTATGATAAATTGACAATGGAAGTTTGGACAGATGGCTCAATTGAACCGCTTGATGCATTGAGTTTGTCAGCAAAAATTCTTACTGATCATTTGGAAGTTTTTGTGAACATGACCGATGAAGCACAAAATACGGATATCATGGTCGAAAAAGAAGAAACACAAAAAGAAAAAATGTTAGAAATGACGATCGAAGAATTAGATTTGTCTGTTCGTTCTTATAATTGTCTAAAACGTGCTGGTATTAATACAGTACAAGAATTAACAAATAAATCTGAACCGGAAATGATCAAAGTACGTAACTTAGGACGCAAATCTCTTGAAGAAGTTAAGTCAAAATTGAGTGATCTTGGTCTAGGTTTACGTAAAGATGATTAA
- the rplR gene encoding 50S ribosomal protein L18 has protein sequence MITKPDKNKTRQKRHLRVRNKISGTAECPRLNVFRSNKNIYAQVIDDVAGVTLASASTLDNNISGGLSGTKTEQAQVIGKAVAERATQKGIKEVVFDRGGYLYHGRVAALADAARENGLEF, from the coding sequence GTGATTACAAAACCAGACAAAAATAAGACACGTCAGAAAAGACATCTACGTGTAAGAAATAAAATATCTGGTACTGCTGAGTGCCCACGCTTGAACGTTTTTCGTTCGAATAAAAACATCTACGCGCAAGTAATTGATGACGTAGCGGGTGTGACGCTAGCAAGTGCCTCTACCTTGGATAATAATATTTCAGGTGGACTAAGTGGAACAAAAACTGAACAAGCACAAGTTATTGGTAAAGCAGTAGCTGAACGTGCAACACAAAAAGGTATTAAAGAAGTAGTCTTTGACCGTGGTGGGTACCTTTACCATGGCCGTGTAGCAGCTTTAGCAGATGCCGCTCGCGAAAATGGACTAGAATTTTAA
- the rplP gene encoding 50S ribosomal protein L16: MLVPKRVKYRREFRGRMRGEAKGGKQVAFGEYGLQALDSSWITNRQIEASRIAMTRYMKRGGKVWIKIFPHKSYTAKAIGVRMGSGKGAPEGWVAPVKRGKILFEIAGVSEEVANEALRLASHKLPIRTKVVKREEMGGESNEG, from the coding sequence ATGTTAGTACCTAAACGTGTAAAGTACCGTCGTGAATTTCGTGGAAGAATGCGAGGAGAAGCCAAAGGTGGTAAACAAGTAGCTTTTGGTGAATATGGTTTGCAAGCTTTAGATTCTTCTTGGATTACAAACCGTCAAATTGAAGCTTCTCGTATTGCAATGACGCGTTATATGAAACGTGGCGGAAAAGTATGGATCAAAATTTTCCCTCATAAATCATATACGGCAAAAGCTATCGGTGTGCGTATGGGATCAGGTAAAGGGGCACCAGAAGGATGGGTAGCTCCAGTAAAACGTGGTAAGATCCTTTTTGAAATCGCCGGAGTTTCAGAAGAAGTTGCTAATGAAGCATTACGCCTTGCTTCTCACAAATTGCCAATCAGAACTAAAGTTGTAAAACGTGAAGAAATGGGTGGTGAATCGAATGAAGGTTAG
- the rpsM gene encoding 30S ribosomal protein S13 — MARIAGVDIPRDKHVVISLTYIFGVGDTTAKSILAEAGVAENIRVRDLTNEQTDAIRAVVDNLKVEGDLRREINLDVRRLMEIGSYRGMRHRRNLPVRGQHTKNNARTRKGPATTIAGKKK; from the coding sequence ATGGCTCGTATTGCAGGAGTAGATATTCCGCGTGATAAACACGTAGTTATTTCTCTTACTTACATTTTTGGAGTTGGAGATACAACTGCTAAAAGCATCCTAGCTGAAGCTGGTGTTGCTGAAAATATTCGCGTTCGCGACCTAACAAACGAACAAACAGACGCGATCCGCGCTGTCGTGGACAACCTAAAAGTAGAAGGCGATCTTCGTCGTGAAATTAATTTAGATGTCCGTCGTTTGATGGAAATTGGTTCGTATCGTGGCATGCGTCATCGTCGTAATTTGCCTGTACGTGGACAACATACAAAAAATAATGCACGTACGCGTAAAGGACCAGCAACAACTATTGCAGGTAAGAAAAAATAA
- the rplE gene encoding 50S ribosomal protein L5 encodes MNRLKEKYTQDIVPSLVEKFDYSSVMQTPKVEKIVINMGVGDAVSNAKNLDKAVEELQLISGQKPLVTKAKKSVAGFRLREGMPIGAKVTLRGDRMYDFLDKLVNVSLPRVRDFHGVSKRAFDGRGNYTLGIKEQLIFPEVDYDLVDKVRGMDIVIVTTADTDEESLELLTQLGLPFQK; translated from the coding sequence ATGAACCGCCTTAAAGAAAAATATACACAAGATATCGTTCCATCATTAGTTGAAAAATTTGACTATAGTTCTGTTATGCAAACACCAAAAGTTGAAAAAATTGTTATCAATATGGGTGTTGGTGACGCAGTTTCTAATGCTAAAAATTTAGATAAAGCAGTAGAAGAATTACAGTTAATTTCAGGACAAAAACCTTTAGTTACAAAAGCTAAAAAATCTGTTGCAGGATTCCGTCTGCGTGAAGGAATGCCAATCGGCGCTAAAGTTACTTTACGTGGAGACAGAATGTATGACTTCTTAGATAAATTAGTTAATGTTTCTTTGCCACGTGTACGTGACTTCCACGGGGTAAGTAAACGAGCTTTTGATGGTCGTGGAAACTATACACTAGGTATTAAAGAACAATTGATCTTTCCTGAAGTTGACTATGATTTAGTCGATAAGGTACGTGGAATGGATATCGTTATTGTTACAACAGCTGATACAGATGAAGAATCTCTTGAATTGTTAACACAATTAGGACTACCATTCCAAAAATAA
- the rplF gene encoding 50S ribosomal protein L6, giving the protein MSRIGNEVVVLPESVEVKFDGNNVTVKGPNGELTRAFSPDIKFHMAENEVSFTRPNESQKMKTIHGTTRANFNNMVVGVSEGFQKSLELVGVGYRAQMQGTKLILNVGYSQPVEIETPEGVTIEAPANNQVIIKGSNKELVGKVAAKIRSVRMPEPYKGKGIRYSGEQVRSKEGKTGK; this is encoded by the coding sequence GTGAGTCGTATTGGGAATGAAGTTGTCGTTTTACCTGAAAGTGTTGAGGTAAAATTTGATGGAAACAATGTAACAGTTAAAGGACCTAACGGTGAATTAACGCGTGCATTTTCACCAGATATTAAATTTCATATGGCGGAAAACGAAGTATCATTTACCCGTCCAAATGAAAGCCAAAAAATGAAAACAATTCATGGGACGACCCGAGCAAACTTTAATAATATGGTCGTAGGCGTATCTGAAGGCTTCCAAAAATCCTTAGAACTTGTAGGAGTTGGATACCGGGCCCAAATGCAAGGCACAAAACTTATCTTAAACGTTGGCTATTCACAACCCGTGGAAATAGAAACTCCAGAAGGTGTTACTATTGAAGCTCCAGCCAATAACCAAGTAATAATTAAAGGTTCCAACAAAGAACTTGTTGGTAAAGTAGCTGCTAAAATCCGCAGTGTTCGTATGCCAGAACCTTATAAAGGAAAAGGTATCCGTTACTCAGGCGAACAAGTACGCAGCAAAGAAGGAAAAACTGGGAAATAA
- the rplX gene encoding 50S ribosomal protein L24 has translation MFVKKGDNVKVITGKDKNKEGVILEAQPKKDRVIVEGVNIVKKHQKPSQAAPQGGIVEQEAPIHVSNVMLIDPSNGEATRVGHKTVDGKKVRVSKKTGEVIDK, from the coding sequence ATGTTTGTTAAAAAAGGCGATAATGTTAAAGTTATTACTGGAAAAGATAAAAATAAAGAAGGCGTCATTTTAGAAGCTCAACCTAAAAAAGATAGAGTCATCGTTGAGGGCGTCAACATTGTAAAAAAACATCAAAAACCTTCACAAGCTGCTCCGCAAGGCGGCATTGTTGAACAAGAAGCACCGATTCATGTATCTAATGTCATGTTAATCGATCCTTCAAATGGAGAAGCAACTCGTGTCGGTCACAAAACTGTTGACGGAAAGAAAGTCCGTGTTTCTAAAAAAACCGGAGAAGTTATTGATAAATAA
- a CDS encoding adenylate kinase, which produces MNLILMGLPGAGKGTQAEKIISEYNIPQISTGDMFRQAIAKQTSLGLEAKTYMDKGELVPDEVTNGIVKERLAESDAQDGFLLDGFPRTLDQAQSLDEMMQDLGKELDAVIEIRVPEEVLVERLSGRYICRNCGATYHKLFNPTKVEGTCDRCGGHDFYQREDDKPETVRNRISVNMKNSEPILNYYEDKGLLHSIDGDREIDEVFAEIQQILDK; this is translated from the coding sequence ATGAATCTCATTTTAATGGGACTGCCTGGTGCTGGAAAAGGAACTCAAGCAGAAAAAATTATCTCTGAATATAATATCCCCCAAATTTCGACAGGAGATATGTTCAGACAAGCAATCGCCAAACAAACAAGTCTTGGTTTAGAAGCAAAAACTTATATGGACAAAGGTGAACTTGTACCTGATGAGGTAACAAACGGTATCGTAAAAGAACGTTTAGCTGAATCTGATGCACAAGATGGCTTTTTGTTAGATGGTTTTCCTCGTACTTTAGACCAAGCGCAATCCTTAGACGAAATGATGCAAGATTTGGGAAAAGAACTTGATGCTGTTATTGAAATTCGAGTGCCCGAAGAAGTATTAGTTGAACGTTTATCAGGTCGTTATATTTGTCGTAACTGTGGAGCAACGTATCACAAGTTATTTAACCCGACAAAGGTTGAAGGAACTTGCGATCGTTGCGGTGGACATGACTTTTATCAACGAGAAGACGATAAACCAGAAACTGTTAGAAATCGTATAAGTGTCAATATGAAAAATAGCGAACCGATTTTAAATTATTATGAAGACAAAGGTTTACTACACTCAATTGACGGTGATCGTGAGATTGACGAAGTTTTTGCAGAAATTCAACAAATTTTAGATAAGTAG
- the rplN gene encoding 50S ribosomal protein L14: MIQQESRLRVADNSGAREILTVKVLGGSGRKTANIGDVIVATVKQATPGGVVKKGEIVRAVIVRTKSGAHRTDGSYIKFDENAAVIIRDDKSPRGTRIFGPVARELRESNFMKIVSLAPEVL, from the coding sequence GTGATCCAACAAGAAAGTCGTTTAAGAGTTGCTGATAATTCGGGAGCGCGTGAAATTTTAACGGTTAAAGTTTTAGGTGGCTCAGGTCGAAAAACTGCGAATATCGGCGATGTGATTGTTGCTACGGTTAAACAAGCAACGCCAGGTGGGGTTGTCAAAAAAGGTGAAATTGTAAGAGCAGTTATTGTTCGTACAAAATCAGGCGCTCATCGTACAGATGGTTCTTATATTAAATTTGACGAAAATGCAGCGGTTATCATTCGTGATGATAAAAGCCCACGCGGAACTCGTATCTTTGGCCCCGTTGCTCGTGAATTGCGCGAAAGCAACTTTATGAAGATCGTTTCGCTAGCCCCAGAAGTACTATAA
- the rpmD gene encoding 50S ribosomal protein L30 translates to MAELKITLKRSVIGRPQNQRDTVKALGLTKINSTAVRPSNDAIKGMVATVAHLVDVEEIS, encoded by the coding sequence ATGGCTGAATTAAAAATTACATTAAAACGCAGTGTTATTGGACGTCCTCAAAATCAACGCGATACAGTAAAAGCGTTAGGACTAACCAAAATAAATAGCACTGCTGTGCGCCCATCCAATGATGCAATTAAAGGCATGGTTGCAACGGTTGCGCATTTAGTAGATGTCGAAGAAATATCGTAA
- the rplQ gene encoding 50S ribosomal protein L17 has protein sequence MSYRKLGRTSDQRKAMLRDLTTDLIINERIVTTQARAKEVRSTAEKMITLGKRGDLHARRQAATFVRNEVASVREGEEDIIIDSALQKLFNDIAPRYDQRQGGYTRILKTEPRRGDSAPMAILELV, from the coding sequence GTGAGTTATCGTAAATTAGGGCGCACATCTGACCAACGTAAAGCGATGTTGCGTGATTTAACAACTGATTTAATTATTAATGAACGAATCGTTACAACACAAGCTCGTGCTAAAGAAGTTCGTTCTACAGCAGAAAAAATGATCACTCTAGGAAAACGCGGTGATTTGCATGCACGTCGTCAAGCAGCTACATTTGTACGTAATGAAGTTGCTAGTGTGCGTGAAGGAGAAGAAGATATCATTATTGATTCAGCTTTACAAAAGCTTTTCAACGATATTGCTCCACGTTATGACCAACGTCAAGGCGGTTATACTCGTATCTTAAAAACAGAACCACGACGCGGAGATTCTGCACCAATGGCGATCCTAGAACTTGTCTAA
- the rpsE gene encoding 30S ribosomal protein S5, producing the protein MAHIDPSNLEIEDRVVAINRVSKVVKGGRRLRFAALVVVGDKNGHVGFGTGKAQEVPEAIRKAVDDGKKNLVEIPMVGTTIPHRVIGSFSGGYILLKPAEAGAGVAAGGPVRAVLELGGVADVTSKSLGSNTPINVVRATIKGLTELKRADEVAELRGKSIEEITG; encoded by the coding sequence ATGGCTCATATTGATCCAAGTAATTTGGAAATTGAAGATCGCGTTGTTGCGATTAACCGTGTATCAAAAGTCGTAAAAGGCGGACGTCGCTTACGTTTTGCAGCATTGGTTGTTGTCGGTGATAAAAATGGACATGTAGGGTTTGGAACTGGTAAAGCCCAAGAAGTACCAGAAGCCATTCGCAAAGCTGTAGATGACGGTAAGAAAAACTTAGTTGAAATTCCAATGGTCGGTACAACCATTCCACATAGAGTGATTGGCTCATTTAGTGGTGGTTACATCCTATTGAAGCCAGCTGAAGCAGGTGCTGGAGTTGCTGCAGGCGGACCTGTCCGTGCGGTATTAGAGCTAGGTGGAGTAGCCGACGTAACATCTAAATCGTTAGGTTCAAATACACCAATTAATGTTGTTCGTGCAACAATTAAAGGCTTAACTGAACTAAAACGTGCTGATGAAGTAGCTGAACTACGTGGTAAATCTATAGAAGAAATTACGGGTTAG
- the rpmJ gene encoding 50S ribosomal protein L36, with translation MKVRPSVKPMCDNCKVVRRNGRVMVICSANPKHKQRQG, from the coding sequence ATGAAAGTAAGACCATCAGTAAAACCAATGTGTGATAATTGTAAAGTAGTGCGTCGTAACGGACGCGTTATGGTGATTTGTTCAGCAAATCCAAAACATAAACAACGTCAAGGATAA
- the secY gene encoding preprotein translocase subunit SecY: MLKLLKDAFKVKDIRSRILFTIFILFIFRIGTHVTVPGVDAAQLQNIAELPFMNMLDLVSGSAMQRFSVFSMGVSPYITASIIVQLMQMDIVPKFTEWSKQGEVGRKKLNQATRYITLVLGFLQSIALTAGFQVFTQFGFVPNPSISTYVVIGIILTTGTMFITWLGELITEKGIGNGVSMIIFAGIISRLPVSMREIVEDYFININQDDLWKSILFVVLLVIAALIIVTIVTFVQQAERKIPIQYTKRVAGAPTSSYLPLKVNAAGVIPVIFASSLVTTPNAIFQAFGSSRGETWFDTIQMLFDYNTVPGAILYGALIVGFTFFYAFVQVNPEKLSENLQKQGSYIPSVRPGKGTEEFVSKLLMRLSTVGSIFLGAVALLPIIASMIWDLPESIGLGGTSLLIVISVALETAKQIEGLMLKRQYTGFIN; the protein is encoded by the coding sequence ATGTTAAAACTTTTAAAGGACGCTTTTAAAGTCAAGGATATTAGATCAAGGATCTTGTTTACAATATTTATTTTGTTTATATTTCGTATCGGAACGCATGTAACTGTGCCTGGCGTGGACGCTGCCCAGTTACAAAATATTGCGGAATTGCCGTTTATGAATATGTTGGATTTAGTCAGCGGTAGTGCGATGCAACGGTTCTCCGTCTTTTCGATGGGAGTTTCGCCATACATTACTGCTTCGATTATTGTCCAACTTATGCAGATGGATATTGTTCCTAAATTCACTGAGTGGTCAAAACAAGGTGAAGTGGGACGTAAAAAGTTGAACCAGGCAACACGTTATATCACTTTGGTGCTTGGATTTCTACAATCCATTGCGCTAACTGCTGGTTTTCAAGTTTTTACCCAGTTTGGCTTTGTTCCTAATCCTTCCATCTCAACGTATGTGGTCATCGGTATTATTTTAACTACAGGAACCATGTTTATTACTTGGCTGGGAGAGTTAATTACTGAAAAAGGAATCGGAAATGGCGTTTCTATGATTATTTTTGCAGGGATTATTTCTCGTTTGCCAGTATCAATGAGAGAGATCGTTGAAGATTATTTTATTAATATTAATCAAGATGATCTATGGAAATCAATCTTATTTGTGGTACTGTTAGTTATTGCTGCTTTAATCATTGTAACGATTGTTACTTTTGTTCAACAAGCAGAAAGAAAGATTCCGATCCAATATACAAAACGTGTAGCAGGGGCTCCAACGAGCAGTTATCTTCCTTTGAAAGTTAATGCCGCTGGTGTTATCCCAGTTATCTTTGCTAGTTCCTTGGTCACAACACCTAACGCGATCTTCCAAGCTTTTGGCTCGTCTAGAGGTGAAACTTGGTTTGATACTATTCAAATGCTTTTTGATTACAATACAGTACCTGGAGCTATTTTATATGGTGCGTTGATCGTTGGCTTTACCTTCTTTTATGCTTTTGTACAAGTAAATCCAGAGAAACTCTCTGAAAACTTACAAAAACAAGGAAGTTATATTCCAAGCGTGCGTCCGGGGAAAGGAACAGAAGAATTTGTCTCGAAATTATTAATGCGTTTGAGTACAGTAGGTTCGATCTTTTTAGGAGCAGTGGCACTATTGCCTATCATAGCGTCTATGATATGGGATCTACCAGAATCAATTGGTTTAGGTGGAACGAGTTTACTAATTGTAATTAGTGTAGCTCTTGAAACGGCCAAACAAATTGAAGGCTTGATGCTAAAACGTCAATATACTGGTTTTATAAACTAG
- a CDS encoding type Z 30S ribosomal protein S14, with protein sequence MAKKSQVVKNKKPAKYSTQEYTRCERCGRPRSVYRKFHLCRICFRELAYKGQIPGVKKASW encoded by the coding sequence TTGGCTAAAAAGTCACAAGTTGTAAAAAATAAAAAACCAGCAAAATATTCAACACAAGAATATACGCGTTGTGAACGTTGTGGTCGCCCGCGTTCTGTTTATCGTAAATTTCATCTTTGCCGTATTTGCTTCCGCGAACTGGCCTATAAAGGTCAAATTCCCGGCGTGAAGAAAGCTAGCTGGTAA
- the rpsK gene encoding 30S ribosomal protein S11, with protein MAQKKGNRRRRVRKNVESGVAHIHSTFNNTIVMITDVHGNALSWSSAGALGFRGSRKSTPFAAQLAAETAAKASMEHGLKNVEVTVKGPGSGREAAIRSLQAAGLEVAAIRDVTPVPHNGCRPPKRRRV; from the coding sequence ATGGCACAAAAAAAAGGGAATCGTAGACGCCGTGTAAGAAAAAATGTTGAATCCGGTGTTGCACATATTCACTCAACATTTAACAATACAATTGTGATGATCACTGATGTGCATGGTAATGCTTTATCATGGTCTTCAGCAGGTGCGTTAGGTTTTAGAGGTAGCCGGAAATCAACGCCGTTTGCCGCTCAATTAGCAGCAGAAACTGCGGCAAAAGCATCAATGGAACACGGATTAAAGAATGTAGAAGTAACCGTAAAAGGCCCAGGTTCAGGACGTGAAGCAGCAATTCGTTCATTACAAGCAGCAGGATTGGAAGTGGCTGCGATTCGTGACGTAACACCAGTTCCTCATAATGGATGCCGCCCTCCAAAACGCCGTCGTGTTTAA
- the infA gene encoding translation initiation factor IF-1, producing the protein MAKEDMIEIEGTVVETLPNAMFKVELENGHEILATVSGKIRMHYIRILPGDKVTVELSPYDLSRGRITYRFK; encoded by the coding sequence GTGGCAAAAGAAGATATGATTGAAATTGAAGGTACAGTCGTCGAAACTTTGCCAAATGCAATGTTTAAAGTCGAACTTGAAAACGGCCACGAAATACTTGCGACTGTCTCTGGAAAAATCCGAATGCACTACATCCGTATCTTGCCAGGGGATAAGGTGACTGTTGAGCTTTCGCCTTATGATTTAAGTCGAGGCCGTATAACGTATCGGTTTAAATAA
- the rpmC gene encoding 50S ribosomal protein L29, protein MKVREIRELTTTEMLEQEKQFKEELFNLRFQLATGQLENTARIKEVRRSIARIKTVLREEQVKQ, encoded by the coding sequence ATGAAGGTTAGAGAAATCAGAGAGTTAACCACTACTGAAATGCTAGAACAAGAAAAACAATTTAAGGAAGAATTGTTTAATCTTCGTTTTCAATTAGCTACCGGACAGTTAGAAAACACAGCACGTATTAAAGAAGTACGTCGATCGATTGCACGCATTAAAACAGTATTGCGTGAGGAACAAGTAAAGCAATAG
- the rpsH gene encoding 30S ribosomal protein S8 — MVMTDPIADFLTRIRNANMARHEVLEVPASKIKQDIAEILKNEGFVRNVEYIEDDKQGVIRVFLKYGKDGERVITNLKRISKPGLRAYVKADEVPKVLNGLGIAVVSTSDGVITDKEARAKNVGGEVVAYVW, encoded by the coding sequence ATGGTCATGACAGATCCAATTGCAGATTTTCTAACTCGTATTCGCAATGCCAATATGGCAAGGCATGAAGTTTTAGAAGTTCCTGCTTCAAAAATAAAACAAGACATTGCAGAAATCCTTAAAAACGAAGGTTTCGTACGTAATGTTGAATATATCGAAGATGACAAACAAGGCGTTATCCGTGTATTCCTTAAATATGGAAAAGATGGTGAGCGTGTGATCACCAACTTAAAACGCATTTCTAAGCCTGGCTTGCGTGCTTATGTTAAAGCTGACGAAGTTCCAAAAGTTTTAAATGGTTTAGGAATCGCAGTGGTTTCCACTTCTGATGGAGTGATCACCGATAAAGAAGCTAGAGCAAAAAATGTTGGCGGCGAAGTTGTCGCTTATGTATGGTAA
- the rpsQ gene encoding 30S ribosomal protein S17 — MTEERNNRKVYQGRVVSDKMDKTITVVVETKKNHPTYGKRINYSKKYKVHDENNEAKTGDVVSIMETRPLSATKRFRLLEIVEKAVVI, encoded by the coding sequence ATGACTGAAGAAAGAAACAATCGTAAGGTTTATCAAGGCCGCGTGGTATCTGACAAGATGGATAAAACCATCACAGTCGTTGTTGAAACAAAGAAAAACCATCCGACTTACGGTAAACGAATTAATTATTCAAAAAAATACAAAGTACACGATGAAAATAATGAAGCCAAAACTGGTGATGTCGTGAGCATTATGGAAACTCGTCCATTATCAGCTACAAAACGTTTTCGCTTATTAGAAATCGTTGAAAAAGCAGTAGTTATTTAA